The sequence ATTTTTCACTTGGAAATTTTTTTAAAAATTCTTTTAACATTGTATCTATTAAAATTTTCTCATCATACTTTTCAGGAAGGTAATATGTTTCAGGATATAAATATCCCTCAAAGTTTCCATTTGGTGTAGGATATGGGAAATCTTTAGCCATTTTATTTAATTCTGTATAAAATTCATCTTTATTTATATGACCTAATTTTTCTAAATGTTCAACTATTTGACTAATGCTAAAACCTTCTGGAATGGTTACTTTTACCATTCTACCTTTTCCTGACTCTAAAAGGTCTATTAATTCTTTAAGTGAATATTTTCCCTCAATTTGATATTGTCCTGCTTTTATATTTTTTCCATCATTTCTAAATTTTAAATATAACTTAAATACTAAACTATTACTTTTTTTCAAAGGGGCTAAAGATTTCATCAATGGTTGATTTTTTTCTATCATCAATGTTAAATTATAATCCTCTCTCCCTTTTATTTGCCAAAAAAGAAAAACTCCTAGTATTGTAATTAAAAAAACAATTACTCCAGCTATATTATAAAAAATCTTCTTCATACCTTTTCTCCTCTATAATTTATTACCTATTTATTATACCATATATTTTTTTACTTACAATAATATAACAGACTAAGAATAAATATTTTAATTTCTTAATAAAAAAAGAAGAGGAAGTTACAATTTAAAAATTTGCAACAACCTCTTTTTTTAATTATATTACATTCTTTCTAATGTTTTAATTCCTAATAAATCTAATCCATCTTTTATAGTTTCACCAGCAACTTTAGCAAGTAGTCCTCTTGAGAATAGAGTCTCATCATCTTGATTAAGTATTGGACAACTATTATAGAAACTATTAAATTTCTTAGCTAATTCAAATAGATAATCAGCAATTACATTTGGTTTAAATGTATCAGAAGCTTTTATTACAGCCATAGGGAAAGCTGCTATATGGTTAGCTAAAGCTCTTTCTTGTGGTGTATTTACCATTATTGTTTTACTATAATCTATTGTTTTTCCTTCTGATTCAGCTTTTCTTAAAATTGATTGAATTCTTGCATAAGAATATTGTAAATATGGAGCAGTATTTCCTTCAAAACTTAAAATCTTATCCCATTCAAAAATAATAGGACTTTGTCTATTTTGAGATAAATCAGCATATTTTATAGCTCCAACTCCAACTACTTCAGAAATATTCTCTTTCTCTTCAGCAGATAGATCTGGATTTTTTTCATTTACTATATCATAAGCTCTTTTCTTTCCTTCATCCATAAGTTGCTCAAGTCTTATTACATTTCCTTTTCTAGTTGAAAAAACTCCATCAGCAAATCTCATAATTCCAAACCAGATATGATGTTTAGGAACATCCCAACCTAACATATCAGTTATTTTAAAGAATTGCTTGAAATGATCTTGTTGTCTCTCATCTGTTAAGTAAATGATTTTATTTATATTATAATTTTCTTTTCTGAATTTTACTGTTGCTATATCAGAAGTAGAATATAGGAAAGCTCCATCTTTCTTTTGAACTATACAAGGGAAAAGATTTTCTTCTTCTGGGAAGAATACAACTTTTGCTCCATCATCTTCCACAGCTATTTTCTTTTCTACTAATTCTTCAACTACTCCTTGCATCATATCATGATAAAAAGATTCACCATAATATGTATCAAAGTGAACATCTAATCTTCCATATAATTTATTATATTCATCTAATGAAACTTTTATAAATTCTTTCCAAAGAGCAAAATTTTCTTCATCTCCATCTTGTAACTTTTTAAGTTCAAGTCTTGCTTCCTCTTCAAGTTCAGGATGTTCCTCTGCTTGTTTTGTGAATTCTACATATACTCTCTCTAACTCCTCAATAGCATTTGCTTTATAAGCTTCTCTATCTAACCATTTTCTATATCCAATGATAAGTTTTCCAAACTGAGTTCCCCAGTCTCCAATATGGTTATCTGCCACAACATGATACCCTAAATATCTGTAGATTCTAGCTATTGAATCTCCTATTATTGTCGAACGTAAATGTCCTATATGCATTCTTTTAGCTATATTTGGAGAAGAGAAATCTATTACAACATCTCCCTCTCTATTTAAGAAAGAAAAATCATATTTTTCCTCTCCAGATTTTTTTAATAACTCTCCTAAATACTCTTTCTTTAAAAAGATATTTATAAATCCTGGTCCTGCTATTTCTAATTTATCTATTACATTATTATCTATTAAATTTTCAACGATTTCTTGTGCTATTGCTCTTGGATTATTTCCTATTATCTTTGAATTCATCATAGCAAAGTTTGTTTGAAAATCTCCAAATTTTTCATTTGTAGCTACAGAAATTTCTATTTTTTTTAACTCTTTATCTCCATATAATTTTTTTACTGTTTCTTCAAAAATTCTAGCTATCTCTTTATCTATAATTTGCACTATATTCACCTTCTTTTCAACTTAGTTTGTGACATTTTCCCTAAAAAATAAAAAAAGGGACTGAGTCCCAAAAGAAAAGCTCCAACCTACCGTCTTCAATACAGTTTTAGTCGCCAAAACCATAAGTGGTAGTCAGTTACTAATAGCATACAGAGTCCGTAATCGACTTAAGCTCTAAGCCATTCGTGACTTTGCTGAGTTACTAAAAGCAGCGCCAACCCCATGACGACATTAGGCCCAAAACCTCAAGAAATAACGAATAGGTCAGATATCTATTCTTGTTAAGGAAATTATATCACTTATTTATAAATTTTTCAAGTATTAAAATTTTTTTATTTTTCTTCTTCTTTTTTATCATTTTTATAAGTTACAGCAATATTTAACTCATCTAATTGCTCTTTGTCAACAAAATTTGGTGCTTCAGACATTAAACATTGACCTTTATTTGTTTTAGGGAAAGGAATTACTTCTCTAATAGAAGCTTCTTTTAACATTACCATTAGCCATCTGTCTATTCCAAAAGCAAGTCCTCCATGAGGTGGTGCTCCATATTTGAATGCATCAACAAAGAAACCAAATTTTTCTCTAGCTTCTTCATAAGAAAGTCCTAATCTTTCAAATACTTTATTTTGAATTTCAGGATTAAAAATTCTTATAGAACCTCCTCCTACTTCAAATCCATTTAGTACCATATCATAAGTATTAGTTCTTATATTTTCTGTTTGTCCACCTAAGAACGCTTCCATATCTTCAGCTTTTATTGAAGTGAATGGATGGTGTTCTGCTTTATATCTTCCCTCTTCTTCATCATAAGTAAACATTGGGAAATCTACTACCCATAGGAATTTAAACTCATCATTATTGATTAGATTTAATTCTTTTCCTATTCTTAATCTCATTCCACCTAAAGCTCCATATACAACTTTAGCTTTATCAGCTATTATTAATATTACATCTCCAGGATTTGCTTCAGCTGTAGTTATTATATTTTTCATTTCATCTTCAGAGAAGAATTTAGCTATTGGAGAAGTTATTGTTCCATCTTCAGCTATTTTTACATAAGCCATTCCTTTAGCTCCAAAATATCTCTTAGCATACTCTTCATATTCTCCAAGAACTTTTCTTGAGAATTTTTCAAAAGCTTTAGGTGCAGTAATACATTTTACAATTCCACCGTTTTCTACTACATCTTTAAAAGCTTTAAACCCACAATTTCTAGCTATTTCTGTTAAATCTTTTAATTCTACTCCAAATCTTACATCTGGTTTATCAGATCCGAATCTTGACATAGCTTCAGCATAAGGCATTCTTGGGAATTTATAATCTGCTACTTCTCCAGTAATTTCTGTAAATACATGCTTTGCTAGTCCTTCAATTGTATTCATTACATCATCCATCTCAACAAATGACATTTCTACGTCTAATTGAGTAAATTCAAATTGTCTATCTGCTCTTAAATCCTCATCTCTAAAACATTTAGCTATTTGGAAATATCTCTCTATTCCACCTATCATAAGAAGTTGTTTAAATAATTGTGGTGATTGAGGTAATGCATAGAAAGTTCCTGGATTTATTCTACATGGAACTAAGAAATCTCTTGCTCCTTCTGGTGTTGATTTATTTAGTAATGGAGTATCTACATCAATAAATCCTTCCTTATCCATGTAATTTCTAATAGCCATTATCATTTTGTGTCTCATTCTAAGATTGTTTAACATCTTAGGTCTTCTGATATCTAAATATCTATATTTTAATCTGATATTTTCATTTAGATTATCTTCCGTTCCTGTTATTTGGAATGGTAATACATCACAATTATTTAATATAGTTAATTCAGTAGCAAATACTTCTATTTCTCCTGTTGGAATATTCATATTTTTACTATGTCTTTCTCTTACAGTTCCTACTACTCTAATTACTGCTTCATTTCTTAATTTTTGAGCTTGCTCTACTACATCTTTTGGAGCTACATCTATATCAAATACTACTTGAGTTTTTCCCTCTCTATCTCTTAAATCGACGAAAGTTAATCCTCCTAAGTCTCTAGTTGTATCTACCCAACCAGATAGTGTAACTGTCTGTCCAATATTCTCTTTTCTTAATTCACCAAGATTATGAGTCCTGTAAATCATTCTTACCCTCTCCTTAATATACTTGAAAACTAAGAATTATTCCATATTCCAAGAAGTTGATTAATTATAGCTTACTTCACTAAAAACACAAAACTCGCTTTGCTCAAACAATTGTGTTTTTTAGCGTTCAGTTTCGCTGAGTTAATCTAACTTCTCTTCATAAATTGCATAATTCTTTAAGTTTTCATACTCTGATTCTAATATAATTATTATTTATTTTTTAATTATCTCAATAGCTTTTTCTAAGCTCATCTCTTCTTGAGTTCTAGCATTAAAATCTTTTAATACGACAACTCCCTTATTCATCTCATCTTCACCAATAATTATACAATATTTAACTACTAATTTATCAGCTTTTTTCATATGAGATTTCATTCCTTTTACATTAAAATCTACAAAAGTTTTAATTCCTTTATCTCTTAAATCTTTAGCAACTTTTAATCCAAATTCTTGTGTATTTTCTCCTAACCAAGCTACATATACATCAGGATTATTTTTAGGATAATCTTCAAGCAACATCATCATTCTCTCTACTCCAGCAGCAAATCCAACAGCAGGAATATCTTTATCACCTAATTGTTTTAGAAGATTGTCATATCTTCCTCCACCTAATACAGTTCCTTGTGCTCCTAATTTATTTGTTATTATTTCATAAACTGTACTTGAATAATAATCAAGTCCTCTTACAAGTCTTGAATCCTCAACATACTTTACACCAAAAATATCTAAATATCTTTTTACAGTTTCATAGTGGTCTCTTTCCTCTTCAGTTAAAGAATCTATTATGCTTGGAGCATTTTTAGTAAGCTCTTTACACTTATCTACTTTACAGTCTAAAACTCTTAATGGATTCTTTTCCATTCTCATTCTGCAATCTTCACAAAGTTCATCTTTTATTGGTTCTAAGAAGTTTAATAAACTCTCTCTATATTTTGTACGAGAAGCATTTGTTCCTACTGAATTGATATGAACTTCTAAATCACTTATACCTAATTTTTCAAGTAATGAATAACTCATAGCTATTACTTCAGCATCTAATATAGGAGATCCTTCACCTAAAACTTCTACTCCTATTTGGTTAAACTCTCTTTGTCTTCCAGCTTGAGGTCTTTCATATCTAAACATTGAACCATTATAATAATATTTAGTTACATCTTCTTTTCCATAGATAGCGTTTTCTAAATATGATCTTACAACAGAAGCTGTATTTTCTGGTCTTAAAGTAAGACTTCTATCTCCTCTATCTTTAAAAGTATACATCTCTTTTTCAACTACATCTGTTCCTTCTCCAATTCCTCTTTTAAAAAGATCTGTTTCTTCAAATATTGGAGTTTTAATGTAAGTATATCCATAACTTTCAAATATTTCTTGAGCCATCCTTGAAATATATGTATACTTTACTGCCTCTTCACCAAATATATCTTTTGTTCCTCTAGCAGCTTTTATAAGTTTCATTTTTTCACCTCTTCTATTTTTTCCATAATTTTTCTAATTTTTCTTTTATAAGTTTCTCATTTTTATTATCTCCAGGAATATAGTATTCTCTTTTTTTACTACTATACTCTTGTTTTACAAAATTACCTTGATAATCATGTGGGTATTTATAACCTTTAGCACTGTGAGAGATATGTAAAGGAACACTTTCTAGGTCGCCTTTTTCAATATCTTCCAATGCTCTATTTATTCCCATATAACATGAATTACTCTTTGTTGAAATTGCAATATAGATCACAGCTTGAGCTAAAACTATTCTTATTTCAGGCATTCCTATTCTTTCACTTGCCATCATTGCACTATTTGCTATAATCATAGCCTCTGGATTAGCCATTCCAATATCTTCACTAGCATGAACTACCAATCTTCTAGCTATATATCTTGGATCTTCTCCACCAGCTAATAATCTGCCTAGCCAATAAAGAGCTGCATCTGGATCACTTCCTCTCATACTTTTTATTAAAGCTGAGATAAGATTGTATTTATCTTCTTTTTTGTGATAAGATGATTGTCTCTCTTTAAAAATTGCTAAAACATCTTCTGCTTTTAAATCCATACAACTATTTTTATATAGTTCTAAATAATTTAAAGCTATTCTACTATCTCCTTGAGCTATATCTAAAATACACTCCACTATTTCTTCTGGAATATTTTTTAAAGATAGTTTTTCTATTCCTTTTTTCAATATTTTTTCAATATCTTTTCTCTCTAAAGCTTTAAATTCAAAAATCATCACTCTAGATAATAAAGCATTATTTAAACTATAGTAGGGATTTTCTGTAGTTGCTCCAATTAAAGTTATAATTCCATTTTCACAATAAGAAAGTAATGCATCTTGTTGCATCTTATTAAATCTATGAATTTCATCTAAAAAAAGTATTGTTCTTTTGCCATAAAACTCTATATTTTTTTTTGCTTTTTCTACAACTTCTCTTAAGTCATTTAAAGAAGCTGTTGTAGCATTTAAAATTTCAAAGTTACTATTAATTGTTTTAGATATTATCTCTCCTAATGAACTTTTTCCACAACCTGGTGGTCCATAAAAAATTGAATTAGAAATATTTTGACGCTCTATTAACTTTCTAAGTATACCCTCTTTTCCCAATAATTTTTCCTGTCCTATAAATTCATCTAAACTTTGAGGACGTAGTTTTACAGCAAGAGGTTTCATATTTTCATAATTATTTCCAAATAAATTATTTTCCATACTAATATCTACCTATAAAAAAGACGTATTGATTCCAATACGCCTTTCTCTCTATTTTACTAAGTATAATAAAAGTGCACAAAGAATAAATAGTGTTGCTACAACTTCAGTTGCTCTAGCTA comes from uncultured Fusobacterium sp. and encodes:
- the mltG gene encoding endolytic transglycosylase MltG, with protein sequence MKKIFYNIAGVIVFLITILGVFLFWQIKGREDYNLTLMIEKNQPLMKSLAPLKKSNSLVFKLYLKFRNDGKNIKAGQYQIEGKYSLKELIDLLESGKGRMVKVTIPEGFSISQIVEHLEKLGHINKDEFYTELNKMAKDFPYPTPNGNFEGYLYPETYYLPEKYDEKILIDTMLKEFLKKFPSEKYPDKEEFYQKLIMASILEREALVKSEKPIMASVFYNRMKKGMTLSSDATVNFVYNYSKKRIYYKDLKVDSPYNTYKYKGLPPAPICNPAIDSVEAAYNPANTDFLFFVAKGDGSHYFSKTYKEHLEFQKKNN
- the argS gene encoding arginine--tRNA ligase, whose amino-acid sequence is MQIIDKEIARIFEETVKKLYGDKELKKIEISVATNEKFGDFQTNFAMMNSKIIGNNPRAIAQEIVENLIDNNVIDKLEIAGPGFINIFLKKEYLGELLKKSGEEKYDFSFLNREGDVVIDFSSPNIAKRMHIGHLRSTIIGDSIARIYRYLGYHVVADNHIGDWGTQFGKLIIGYRKWLDREAYKANAIEELERVYVEFTKQAEEHPELEEEARLELKKLQDGDEENFALWKEFIKVSLDEYNKLYGRLDVHFDTYYGESFYHDMMQGVVEELVEKKIAVEDDGAKVVFFPEEENLFPCIVQKKDGAFLYSTSDIATVKFRKENYNINKIIYLTDERQQDHFKQFFKITDMLGWDVPKHHIWFGIMRFADGVFSTRKGNVIRLEQLMDEGKKRAYDIVNEKNPDLSAEEKENISEVVGVGAIKYADLSQNRQSPIIFEWDKILSFEGNTAPYLQYSYARIQSILRKAESEGKTIDYSKTIMVNTPQERALANHIAAFPMAVIKASDTFKPNVIADYLFELAKKFNSFYNSCPILNQDDETLFSRGLLAKVAGETIKDGLDLLGIKTLERM
- the aspS gene encoding aspartate--tRNA ligase, with protein sequence MIYRTHNLGELRKENIGQTVTLSGWVDTTRDLGGLTFVDLRDREGKTQVVFDIDVAPKDVVEQAQKLRNEAVIRVVGTVRERHSKNMNIPTGEIEVFATELTILNNCDVLPFQITGTEDNLNENIRLKYRYLDIRRPKMLNNLRMRHKMIMAIRNYMDKEGFIDVDTPLLNKSTPEGARDFLVPCRINPGTFYALPQSPQLFKQLLMIGGIERYFQIAKCFRDEDLRADRQFEFTQLDVEMSFVEMDDVMNTIEGLAKHVFTEITGEVADYKFPRMPYAEAMSRFGSDKPDVRFGVELKDLTEIARNCGFKAFKDVVENGGIVKCITAPKAFEKFSRKVLGEYEEYAKRYFGAKGMAYVKIAEDGTITSPIAKFFSEDEMKNIITTAEANPGDVILIIADKAKVVYGALGGMRLRIGKELNLINNDEFKFLWVVDFPMFTYDEEEGRYKAEHHPFTSIKAEDMEAFLGGQTENIRTNTYDMVLNGFEVGGGSIRIFNPEIQNKVFERLGLSYEEAREKFGFFVDAFKYGAPPHGGLAFGIDRWLMVMLKEASIREVIPFPKTNKGQCLMSEAPNFVDKEQLDELNIAVTYKNDKKEEEK
- the hisS gene encoding histidine--tRNA ligase yields the protein MKLIKAARGTKDIFGEEAVKYTYISRMAQEIFESYGYTYIKTPIFEETDLFKRGIGEGTDVVEKEMYTFKDRGDRSLTLRPENTASVVRSYLENAIYGKEDVTKYYYNGSMFRYERPQAGRQREFNQIGVEVLGEGSPILDAEVIAMSYSLLEKLGISDLEVHINSVGTNASRTKYRESLLNFLEPIKDELCEDCRMRMEKNPLRVLDCKVDKCKELTKNAPSIIDSLTEEERDHYETVKRYLDIFGVKYVEDSRLVRGLDYYSSTVYEIITNKLGAQGTVLGGGRYDNLLKQLGDKDIPAVGFAAGVERMMMLLEDYPKNNPDVYVAWLGENTQEFGLKVAKDLRDKGIKTFVDFNVKGMKSHMKKADKLVVKYCIIIGEDEMNKGVVVLKDFNARTQEEMSLEKAIEIIKK
- a CDS encoding replication-associated recombination protein A, yielding MENNLFGNNYENMKPLAVKLRPQSLDEFIGQEKLLGKEGILRKLIERQNISNSIFYGPPGCGKSSLGEIISKTINSNFEILNATTASLNDLREVVEKAKKNIEFYGKRTILFLDEIHRFNKMQQDALLSYCENGIITLIGATTENPYYSLNNALLSRVMIFEFKALERKDIEKILKKGIEKLSLKNIPEEIVECILDIAQGDSRIALNYLELYKNSCMDLKAEDVLAIFKERQSSYHKKEDKYNLISALIKSMRGSDPDAALYWLGRLLAGGEDPRYIARRLVVHASEDIGMANPEAMIIANSAMMASERIGMPEIRIVLAQAVIYIAISTKSNSCYMGINRALEDIEKGDLESVPLHISHSAKGYKYPHDYQGNFVKQEYSSKKREYYIPGDNKNEKLIKEKLEKLWKK